The region CCACCCCACCGCCGTGGTCTCGGCCACCTCCCGGGTGGGCCCCGGATCGGTGGTGCACGCACAGTGTGTGCTGACCACCTCGGTCGAGGTGGGCGCCCATGTCGCGGTGATGCCCCATGTCACCCTCACCCACGACGACGTGGTGGAGGACTTCGCCACCATCGCCTCCGGCGTACGGCTCGCGGGCGGGGTGCGGATCCGCCGCGGCGCCTACCTGGGCGCCGGGGCGCTCGTCCGGGAGAACCGTACCGTCGGGGCCTGGTCGCTCGTCGGCATGGGCTCGGTCGTGACCGGTGACGTGCCGGAGGGCGAGGTGTGGGCGGGGGTCCCCGCCCGGTACCTCCGCCCGGCCCCCGTGAATCCAACGTGACAGCCTCATGGCAGAAGGAGCTTCCGTGATCCCGTTCGTCGACCTGCGTGCCGCCCACGAGGAAGTGGCGGAGGAGATCGACGCCGGCTTCGCCCGCGTGCTCGGCTCCACCGCCTTCATGCAGGGGCCGGACGTGGCCGCGTTCGAGGAGGAGTACGCGGCCTTCAGCGGCGTCGCGCACTGCGTCGGCGTCGCGAACGGCACCGACGCGATCGAACTGGCGCTTCGAGCACTGGGGGTGGGACCCGGATCGGAGGTGGTCCTGCCCGCCAACACGTTCGTGGCCACGGCCGAGGCGGTGCTCAGGGCGGGGGCGAGGCCGGTTCTCGTCGACGCCGAGCCGGCCTGCCTGCTGATCGACCCGGACCGGCTCGCCGCCGCGATCACCCCGAGCACCGCGGCGATCGTCCCCGTCCATCTGTACGGCCGGCTGGCCCGGATGGACCGGATCGCCGAGGTCGCCGGGGACGTCCCGGTCATCGAGGACGCCGCCCAGTCCCAGGGCGCGACCCGCGACGGAGTCGGCTCCGGCGGATTCGGAGCCGTCGCCGCCACCAGCTTCTACCCCGGCAAGAACCTCGGAGCGTACGGCGACGCGGGCGCGGTCACCACCGGCTCGGCCGAACTGGCCAGAAGGGTGCGCCTGCTGGGCAACCACGGCAGCGACGTGAAGTATCGGCACGAGACGCTCGGCTTCAACTCACGCCTCGACACTCTCCAGGCGGTGGTGCTGCGGGCGAAGCTGCGGCGGCTCGCCGAGTGGAACGACCGGCGGCGAAGGGCGGCGGCCCGTTACGGCGAGCTGCTGGCCGACCTCGTGGAGGTGGGCGTGACCATTCCGGCCTCTCCGGAGGAGGCGCTGAGCACCGACCATGTCTGGCACCTCTACGTGATCCGGGTGCCCGACCGCGACCGCGTGCTCGCCGGTCTCCACGAGCAGGGGGTGCAGGCCCAGATCCACTACCCGGTGCCGGTGCACCTCCAGCCGGCGTTCGCGGATCTCGGTCATCGGGCAGGCGACTTCCCGGTGGCCGAGCGCGCGGCCGGAGAGATACTCTCACTGCCGATCTTCCCGCACATCACTCCGGAACAGCAGGAAGAAGTGGCCGGGGCGCTCCGCAAGGCGCTGTGACCCTCAGCCCGGGACTCGGCCCGGG is a window of Microbispora sp. NBC_01189 DNA encoding:
- a CDS encoding acetyltransferase; the encoded protein is MIPEDLVLVGAGGFARETAQLALASAGRWRLLGFLDDDPARHGTLVDGVPVLGGVAALPDHARLVVCTGRPDDYASRLRIVERLGLPAERYATLVHPTAVVSATSRVGPGSVVHAQCVLTTSVEVGAHVAVMPHVTLTHDDVVEDFATIASGVRLAGGVRIRRGAYLGAGALVRENRTVGAWSLVGMGSVVTGDVPEGEVWAGVPARYLRPAPVNPT
- a CDS encoding DegT/DnrJ/EryC1/StrS family aminotransferase, encoding MIPFVDLRAAHEEVAEEIDAGFARVLGSTAFMQGPDVAAFEEEYAAFSGVAHCVGVANGTDAIELALRALGVGPGSEVVLPANTFVATAEAVLRAGARPVLVDAEPACLLIDPDRLAAAITPSTAAIVPVHLYGRLARMDRIAEVAGDVPVIEDAAQSQGATRDGVGSGGFGAVAATSFYPGKNLGAYGDAGAVTTGSAELARRVRLLGNHGSDVKYRHETLGFNSRLDTLQAVVLRAKLRRLAEWNDRRRRAAARYGELLADLVEVGVTIPASPEEALSTDHVWHLYVIRVPDRDRVLAGLHEQGVQAQIHYPVPVHLQPAFADLGHRAGDFPVAERAAGEILSLPIFPHITPEQQEEVAGALRKAL